A region of Ictidomys tridecemlineatus isolate mIctTri1 chromosome 4, mIctTri1.hap1, whole genome shotgun sequence DNA encodes the following proteins:
- the Ptdss2 gene encoding phosphatidylserine synthase 2 produces MRRAERRGAGGSRPGSPLPDGRRSTESEVYDDGTNTFFWRAHTLTVLFILTCALGYVTLLEETPQDTAYNTKRGIVASILVFLCFGVTQAKDGPFSRPHPAYWRFWLCVSVVYELFLIFILFQTVQDGRQFLKYVDPRLGVPLPERDYGGNCLIYDPDNKTDPFHNIWDKLDGFVPAHFIGWYLKTLMIRDWWMCMIISVMFEFLEYSLEHQLPNFSECWWDHWIMDVLVCNGLGIYCGMKTLEWLSMKTYKWQGLWNIPTYKGKMKRIAFQFTPYSWVRFEWKPASSLRRWLAVCGIILVFLLAELNTFYLKFVLWMPPEHYLVLLRLVFFVNVGGVAMREIYDFMDDLKPHKKLGQQAWLAAAITATELLIVVKYDPHTLTLSLPFYISQCWTLGSVLVLTWTVWRFFLRDITLRYKETRRQKQQSDQGRAVGHGDGHPGTDDDLPGSGAAQEGASEQRVLAGKEGPSTTS; encoded by the exons ATGCGGAGGGCCGAGCGCAGGGGCGCAGGGGGCTCGCGGCCCGGTTCCCCGCTGCCCGACGGCCGCCGTAGCACCGAGTCTGAGGTCTACGACGACGGTACCAACACCTTCTTCTG GCGAGCCCACACCTTAACTGTGCTGTTCATCCTCACCTGTGCGCTGGGCTACGTGACTCTCCTGGAGGAAACGCCTCAGGACACAGCCTACAACACCAAGAG AGGTATTGTGGCCAGTATTTTGGTTTTCTTATGTTTTGGAGTCACACAAGCCAAAGATGGGCCATTTTCCAGACCTCATCCAG CCTACTGGCGGTTTTGGCTCTGTGTTAGTGTGGTCTACGAGCTGTTTCTCATCTTCATCCTCTTCCAG ACAGTCCAGGACGGCAGGCAGTTTCTGAAGTATGTTGACCCCAGATTGGGAGTCCCGCTGCCAGAGAGGGACTACGGGGGGAACTGCCTCATCTACGACCCAGACAACAAGACCGACCCCTTCCACAACATCTGG GACAAGCTGGATGGCTTCGTTCCTGCCCACTTTATTGGCTGGTACCTGAAG ACTCTCATGATCCGCGACTGGTGGATGTGCATGATCATCAGCGTAATGTTTGAGTTCCTGGAGTACAGCCTGGAGCACCAGCTGCCCAACTTCAGCGAGTGCTGGTGGGACCAC TGGATCATGGATGTGCTTGTCTGTAATGGGCTGGGCATCTACTGCGGCATGAAGACCCTGGAGTGGCTGTCCATGAAGACCTACAAGTGGCAGGGCCTCTGGAACATTCCAACCTATAA GGGCAAGATGAAGAGGATTGCCTTCCAGTTCACGCCCTACAGCTGGGTCCGCTTCGAGTGGAAGCCTGCCTCCAGCCTGCGCCGCTGGCTGGCCGTGTGTGGCATCATCCTGGTG TTCCTGCTGGCAGAGCTGAACACCTTCTACCTGAAGTTCGTGCTGTGGATGCCCCCCGAGCACTACCTGGTTCTGCTACGACTGGTCTTCTTCGTGAACGTGGGTGGCGTGGCCATGCGTGAGATCTACGATTTCATGGATGACCT GAAGCCCCATAAGAAGCTGGGCCAGCAGGCTTGGCTGGCGGCAGCCATCACAGCCACAGAGCTGCTGATCGTGGTGAAGTACGACCCACACACGCTGACCCTGTCCCTGCCCTTCTACATCTCCCAGTGCTGGACGCTGGGCTCCGTCCTGGTGCTCACCTGGACCGTCTGGCGCTTCTTCCTGCG GGACATCACCTTAAGGTACAAGGAGACCCGGCGGCAGAAGCAGCAGAGTGACCAGGGCAGGGCTGTTGGCCACGGGGACGGGCACCCGGGGACAGACGATGACCTGCCTGGATCAGGAGCTGCCCAGGAAGGGGCCTCTGAGCAGAGGGTGCTGGCTGGGAAGGAGGGGCCCTCCACCACCTCCTGA
- the Rnh1 gene encoding ribonuclease inhibitor produces MSLDIHCEQLSDARWTELLPLIQQYQVVRLDDCGLTEGRCQDISSALRVNPSLTELSLRTNELGDAGVHLVLQGLQSPVCKIQKLSLQNCCLTEAGCGVLPGVLRSLSTLRELHLNDNPLGDAGLRLLCEGLLDPQCHLEKLQLEYCNLTAASCEPLATVLRAKPDFKELTVSNNDLQEAGIQTLCQGLKDSACQLEMLKLENCGVTAANCKALSAVVASKASLQELDLGCNKLGDEGIAELCPALLRASSRLRTLWLWECDITAEGCKDLCRVLKAKQSLKELSLAENQLGDEGARLLCESLLEPGCQLESLWVKTCGLTAACCPYFRSVLAQNKSLLELQISSNQLGDAGVQELCQGLSQPGAVLRVLWLGECNVTDSGCDTLATALLVNRSLRELDLSNNCVGDPGIQRLVESLRQPGCVLEQLVLYDIYWTEEMEEQLRTLEEHKPSLRVIS; encoded by the exons ATGAGTCTTGACATCCACTGTGAGCAGCTGAGTGATGCCAGGTGGACAGAGCTCCTCCCCCTGATCCAGCAGTATCAAGTGGTCAG GCTGGATGACTGTGGCCTCACTGAGGGGCGGTGCCAGGACATTAGCTCTGCACTTCGGGTCAACCCTTCCCTGACAGAGCTCAGCCTGCGCACCAATGAGTTGGGTGACGCCGGGGTGCATCTAGTTCTCCAGGGCCTGCAGAGCCCCGTCTGCAAGATCCAGAAGCTGAG cctccagaactgctgcCTGACGGAGGCTGGCTGTGGGGTCCTGCCTGGCGTGCTGCGCTCCCTGTCCACCCTGCGAGAACTGCATCTCAACGACAACCCTCTGGGGGACGCAGGCCTGCGGCTGCTCTGTGAAGGACTCCTGGACCCCCAGTGCCATCTTGAGAAGCTGCA GCTGGAGTACTGCAACCTCACGGCCGCCAGCTGTGAACCTCTGGCTACAGTGCTCAGGGCCAAGCCCGACTTCAAGGAGCTCACAGTGAGCAACAATGACCTGCAGGAGGCTGGCATCCAGACGCTCTGCCAAGGCCTGAAGGATTCTGCCTGCCAGCTGGAGATGCTCAA GTTGGAGAACTGCGGTGTCACAGCGGCCAACTGCAAGGCTCTGAGTGCTGTTGTGGCTTCCAAGGCTTCGCTGCAGGAGCTGGACCTGGGCTGCAACAAGCTGGGTGACGAGGGCATCGCAGAACTGTGCCCAGCGCTGCTGCGTGCCAGCAGCAGGCTTAGGACCCTCTG GCTCTGGGAGTGTGACATCACCGCAGAGGGCTGCAAGGACCTCTGCCGTGTCCTCAAGGCCAAGCAGAGCCTCAAGGAGCTCAGCCTGGCTGAAAACCAGCTGGGGGACGAGGGTGCCCGGCTGCTGTGCGAGAGCCTGCTGGAGCCTGGCTGCCAGCTGGAGTCGCTGTG GGTCAAGACCTGCGGCCTCACAGCTGCCTGCTGCCCCTACTTCCGCTCGGTGCTGGCCCAGAACAAGTCCCTCCTGGAGCTGCAGATCAGCAGCAACCAGCTGGGTGATGCAGGTGTGCAGGAGCTCTGCCAGGGCCTGAGCCAGCCGGGCGCCGTGCTGCGGGTACTCTG GCTGGGCGAGTGCAATGTGACCGACAGTGGCTGTGACACCCTTGCTACGGCTCTGCTGGTCAACCGCAGCCTGCGGGAGCTGGACCTGAGCAACAACTGCGTGGGGGACCCTGGCATACAGCGGCTGGTGGAGAGTCTCCGGCAGCCTGGCTGTGTCTTGGAACAGCTGGT CCTGTATGACATCTACTGGACTGAGGAGATGGAAGAGCAGCTGCGGACCTTGGAGGAACACAAGCCGTCCCTGAGGGTCATCTCCTGA